A part of Synergistaceae bacterium genomic DNA contains:
- a CDS encoding diphthine--ammonia ligase has product MNDKVKFTASYSGGKDGALALYRAIKSGHEPISLLTTYNESVGCSWFHGVPTEVAGKVAESMRLPLEWVKTGEGSAYARDFEAALTRLRKWGVRACVFGDIDIQLHYDWCASRCKAAGLESLFPLWNGGRRELVHEFIDAGFEAVITIVDTSRLSEKFLGKQLTRELVEEIALEGADICGENGEYHTFVHDGPLFREPVKIQFGEATRRGHYAILPVLLV; this is encoded by the coding sequence ATGAATGACAAGGTAAAGTTCACTGCTTCTTATAGCGGCGGTAAAGACGGCGCGTTGGCCCTATACCGGGCTATAAAGAGCGGGCATGAACCGATCAGTTTGCTGACTACCTACAACGAGAGCGTTGGGTGTTCGTGGTTTCATGGCGTTCCGACAGAGGTGGCGGGTAAAGTCGCGGAATCGATGCGCCTCCCCCTAGAATGGGTCAAGACCGGGGAAGGAAGCGCCTACGCCCGCGATTTCGAGGCTGCCCTGACGCGATTGAGAAAATGGGGGGTCCGCGCCTGTGTTTTCGGAGACATCGACATACAGCTTCACTATGATTGGTGCGCTTCGCGTTGCAAGGCCGCCGGGCTCGAAAGCCTTTTCCCTCTCTGGAACGGTGGCAGACGGGAACTCGTCCACGAATTTATCGACGCTGGATTTGAAGCCGTCATCACCATCGTGGACACGTCGCGTTTGAGCGAAAAATTTCTGGGTAAACAACTCACGCGGGAACTGGTGGAGGAAATTGCCCTTGAAGGCGCGGACATCTGCGGGGAAAACGGTGAATATCACACTTTCGTCCACGATGGCCCATTGTTCAGAGAGCCCGTGAAAATTCAATTCGGCGAGGCCACAAGACGCGGCCATTACGCGATCCTGCCTGTTTTGTTGGTGTAG